The genomic segment TCACGACGCGGCTCCGCCGGAGGAGGACGCGAAACCGTTGGGCACGCCGTGGCGGTGGTTGCCGGCCGGACGTCGGGGGCTGCTGCTGCTGGTCGACTATGCGGAACGGTGGCCTGTGCACGACCTGCTGCGGCTGCTGGCCGACTGCCGGACCCGGGCGCCGAAGGTGCGGGTCCTGCTGCTGGCCCGCTCGGTTGACTGGTGGCCCACGATCACCGCCGAACTGCCCCGGCTCGGCTACACCGCTGGCACCTCTGACGGTGAGCCGCGGCTGCTGGCGGCGTTGGCCGGCGACGGGCCGGGCCGGCGTGTGCTGTTCGAAGCGGCCTGTCAGCGGTTCGCCGAGATCTATCAGCCCGACAGGCCCGCGCGTGGCTGGCCGGGCCGGTGGGAGCCGCCCGGTGACCTGGGTGACGACCGGGTGTACGGGACCACCCTGGGTATCCACATGATGGCGCTGGCCACCGTCGACGCCTGCACCCGGCAGACCGTCCCGCCGGGTTCAGCCGGTGACGTGACCCGCTACCTGCTGGACCGTGAACGCGCCTACTGGGCGCGGCTGCACGGCAGCGTCCCGGACACCGTGACCGCGGCGGCGCGCACGGTGTTGCTGGCCTGCCTGGCCGGGCCCCAGTCCCGCGATGACGGGATCCGGTTGCTGACCCGCACCAGGCTGGCCGACGAGGTGGCGGGGCAGAGGCTGCTCGACGCCCACGACCGCTGCTACCCGCCACCGGGTACCGGCACGGTGCTGGAACCGATGTATCCGGACCGGCTCGCCGAGGACTTCATCGCGTTGAGCCTGCCCGCCAGCCCTGCCGGGGGACCGGTCACTGCCAGCGAGCACGCCGACTCCTGGACGGCGGCCACACTGCTGACCGCCCACCGTACTGCGGACGACACTTTCGCCTACACGCCCGGCCCGCTGACCTCCCGTCCCGACGGGCAGAAACCCCCGGCCCACGCCGCCCGGATCCTGATCTTCCTGGCCGCCGCGGCCGGCCGGCACCCGCACGTGCACGGCTGGTTGCACACCCTGCTGACCACCGACCCGGCCCTGGCGGTCCACGCCGGCGGGACCGCCCTGACCGCCGTCGCCGCCTATACCAGCCCCGCCCTCGCCGAAACCATCCACGCACTGCTGCCAGAACGCTCCCTGGACCTCGCCCCCGCCGCCGCCGTCCTGGCCCAGCACCTGTACGACCACACCGACGGCAGCGACGAACAACTCGCCCGACACTCGTGCACCCTCGCCATCCGACTCGCGAACACCGGCCGACGCGAGCAGGCCCTGGCACCGGCCGAGGAAGCTACCGGCATCTACCGCCGGCTGGCGAAGGTGAACCCCGACGCCTACCTGCCCGACCTCGCCGCGTCGTTGAACAACCTCGGCATGATCCTGTCCGTGCTGGGCCGGCGGGAGCAGGCCCTGGCACCGGCCGAGGAATCCACCGGCATCTACCGCCGGCTGGCGAAGGTGAACCCCGACGCCCACCTGCCCAACCTCGCCGCGTCGTTGCACAACCTCGGCATGATCCTGTCCGTGCTGGGGCGGCGGGAGCAGGCCCTGGCACCGGCCGAGGAAGCCGTTACCATCCGCCGCCGGCTGGCCGAGGCCAACCCCGACGCCCACCTGCCCAACCTCGCCACGTCGTTGAACAACCTCGGCAACCGCCTGTCCGAGCTGGGGCGCCGCGAGCAGGCCCTGGCACCGGCCGAGGAAGCCACCGGCATCTACCGCCGGCTGACGAAGGTGAACCCCGACGCCCACCTGCCCAACCTCGCCACGTCGTTGAACAACCTCGGCATGATCCTGTCCGAGCTGGGCCGGCGGGAGCAGGCCCTGGCCCCGGCCGAGGAATCCACCGGCATCTACCGCCGGCTGGCGAAGGTGAGCCCCGACGCCTACCTGCCCGGCCTCGCCATGTCGTTGAACAACCTCGGCAACTGTCTGTCCGGGCTGGGGCGGCGGGAGCAGGCCCTGGCCCCGGCCGAGGAAGCCGTT from the Solwaraspora sp. WMMD1047 genome contains:
- a CDS encoding tetratricopeptide repeat protein; translation: MTALPGLPGDVVVGGRRQDVVAGRDAYVIRRDLIINQTGVPPFTVDRFVDLPAAGLGELTESRGQPSRLLTARRQAIVFTGRTGELDALRRWRDDPAVRRVWAWHGPGGQGKTRLAQEWGRLSAAAGWRVAVAGHHDAAPPEEDAKPLGTPWRWLPAGRRGLLLLVDYAERWPVHDLLRLLADCRTRAPKVRVLLLARSVDWWPTITAELPRLGYTAGTSDGEPRLLAALAGDGPGRRVLFEAACQRFAEIYQPDRPARGWPGRWEPPGDLGDDRVYGTTLGIHMMALATVDACTRQTVPPGSAGDVTRYLLDRERAYWARLHGSVPDTVTAAARTVLLACLAGPQSRDDGIRLLTRTRLADEVAGQRLLDAHDRCYPPPGTGTVLEPMYPDRLAEDFIALSLPASPAGGPVTASEHADSWTAATLLTAHRTADDTFAYTPGPLTSRPDGQKPPAHAARILIFLAAAAGRHPHVHGWLHTLLTTDPALAVHAGGTALTAVAAYTSPALAETIHALLPERSLDLAPAAAVLAQHLYDHTDGSDEQLARHSCTLAIRLANTGRREQALAPAEEATGIYRRLAKVNPDAYLPDLAASLNNLGMILSVLGRREQALAPAEESTGIYRRLAKVNPDAHLPNLAASLHNLGMILSVLGRREQALAPAEEAVTIRRRLAEANPDAHLPNLATSLNNLGNRLSELGRREQALAPAEEATGIYRRLTKVNPDAHLPNLATSLNNLGMILSELGRREQALAPAEESTGIYRRLAKVSPDAYLPGLAMSLNNLGNCLSGLGRREQALAPAEEAVTIRRRLAEANPDAYLPDLAMSLNNLGNRLSELGRREQALAPAEEATGIYRRLAKVNPDAHLPDLAMSLHNLGNCLSGLGRREQALAPAEEATGIYRRLAKVNPDAHLPDLAMSLNNLGMILSVLGRREQALAPAEESTGIYRRLAKVNPDAYLPDLAASLNNLGMILSVLGRREQALAPAEESTGIYRRLAKVSPDAYLPDLAMSLWAYGWVCVNAKTNYAEALESITEAISLYEPLVRQLPQMFAGQMFSAYRTLADVLDGLGRTEEATELRQQLNKTAGGGPETQ